A stretch of DNA from Pseudonocardia hierapolitana:
CAGTTGGGCCTGGCACACCGACGTGCAGCGCTTCCGCACCGACCGCTACAAGGGAAACGCCCTGGTCGGAGCGGGCTGGACCCTCCTGCGCTTCACCTGGCACGACCTGACCAATCGCCCCGACTACGTCATCGCCCAGATCCGGGCCGCCCTTTTCACGGCCACCGCCACCGCCTGATCCCGCCCGCCAGCCCAGGCAAGATCACCGGCCGGGCGCACCGGCGGCCGGATACTGCCACCCACGCCCCGAACCGGTGATCACAGGATTGCCCGGCCCGGCCGCCAACCATCAAGATCACCAACTGGGCGCACCCGCGGCCGGATACGGCCGCCCGAGCACCGAGCCGATGATCACGGGCGCCGCCCAAGGAAGATCACCAAGTTGGCGCACTGGCGGCCACATGCCGCCGCCCACGCACCCGCCGGATGCTCACCCGTTACCGGCGCGTCGCGATCCGCACCCAGGTCCCCGCGAGCACCAGCACGGCGAGGACCGCCAGGACCAGGCCGATGCCCGCCCCTGTTGCGCCCGCGGGCACCGCGACCTGCCGCGACCAGATCGCCCACACCCCGGTCACCACCGAGATCCCGCAGCCGACGGCCGCGAGCCACGCCAGGCCGAACCAGCGCAGGGCGAGGGCGAGGGCGGAGCACACGAGGCCGAACGCGAGCGACGTGCCGGCGAAGAGCGGTGGGAGCAGACCGAGCGGGGCGAGGCCCGCGAGCACCTCCCAACCCTGCACGGAGCCGGTCCACGGCAGCATCAGCGAGCCGATGAGCACGAGCATCGCCACCGACACGACGAGCGCCGACGGGCCGGGGTCGATGCGGTGTTCGGCACGCCGTTCCGCGCGGCGCAGCTCGGCGTCGAGGGCGGCGAGCTCGTCGGGCACCTTGCGTTCGTCTCCGTCGTCGGTCACGCGTTCACCCCGCAGGCGGGCGCGGCCGCCGCGGGCTGGGCAGGGGGCGCACCGAAGCCCGGCAGGCCCAGACCGGTGGCGGTGCCGCCGGGACGGGTGCCGGACTCGTGGACGTCGCCCGCCCGCGTGCGCCGGTGGGACAGGACCGGGCCGTCGGCCACCAGGTGGTGCGGCGCGCCGTAGCCGATCGCCACCTCCACGACGTCGCCGGGCCGGATGGGCAGGTCACCGGGGGCGAAGTGCACGAGCCGCCCGTCGCGGGCGCGGCCGCTCATCCGGCGGGTGGCGCCGTCCTTGCGCCCCTCGCCGGTGGAGACCAGCACCTCGACGACCCGGCCCTCCAGGGCCCGGTTCTGCTGCCAGGAGATCTCCTCCTGCAACGCGACGAGCCGCTCGTAGCGCTCCTGGACGACGGCCTTGGGCAGCTGGTCGGGCAGTGACGCCGCCGGGGTGCCGGGCCGAGGCGAGTACTGGAACGTGAACGCCTGCGCGAACCGGGCCGTCTCGACCACGTCGAGGGTGGCCTGGAAGTCCTCCTCGGTCTCGCCGGGGAAGCCGACGATGATGTCGGTGGAGATCGCCGCGTCCGGCAGGGACGCGCGCACCTCGTCGAGGATCGCCAGGTACCGGGACGAGCGGTAGGAGCGGCGCATCCGGCGCAGCACGTCGTCGGAGCCGGACTGCAGCGGCATGTGCAGCTGCGGGCAGACGTTGGGCGTCTCGGCCATCGCAGCGATCACGTCGGAGGTGAAGTCCCGGGGGTGCGGCGAGGTGAACCGCACGCGCTCGAGGCCCTCGACGTCGCCGCAGGCGCGCAGCAGCTTGGCGAACGCGCCGCGGTCGCCGAACTCGACGCCATAGGAGTTGACGTTCTGCCCGAGCAGCGTCACTTCGAGGACGCCGTCGGCGGCGAGCGCCTGCACCTCGGCGAGCACGTCGCCGGGCCTGCGGTCCTTCTCCTTGCCGCGCAGCGACGGGACGATGCAGAACGTGCAGGTGTTGTTGCAGCCCACCGAGATCGACACCCAGCCGGCGTAGGCGGACTCCCGGCGCGCGGGCAGCGTGGAGGGGAAGACCTCGAGGGACTCGGCGATCTCCACCTGGGCGGCCTGGTTGTGCCGGGCCCGCTCCAGCAGCACGGGAAGCGCGTGCACGTTGTGGGTGCCGAACACGACGTCCACCCACGGCGCCTTCCGGACGATCGTGTCGCGGTCCTTCTGCGCGAGGCAGCCTCCCACGGCGATCTGCATCCCGGGGCGCGACGCCTTGACCGGCCGCAGGTGGCCGAGGTTGCCGTAGAGCCGGTTGTCGGCGTTCTCCCGCACCGCACAGGTGTTGAACACGACGACGTCCGCGTCGTCGGATCCGGACCGCTCGTAGCCCGCGGCCTCGAGCAGGCCGGCCATCCGCTCGGAGTCGTGCACGTTCATCTGACACCCGTAGGTGCGGATGGTGTAGCTGCGGGTCACAGCCAATGAGGGTAGGCCGTTGCCGCCCGTTCGACCGCACCGGCCGGGCACGGCAGGATGCCCGCATGGTGGATCGCCGCACGGTCCTGCGCGGCCTGCTGTCCGGCGCCGCCGCGCTCGGCCTGCTC
This window harbors:
- the miaB gene encoding tRNA (N6-isopentenyl adenosine(37)-C2)-methylthiotransferase MiaB, with the protein product MTRSYTIRTYGCQMNVHDSERMAGLLEAAGYERSGSDDADVVVFNTCAVRENADNRLYGNLGHLRPVKASRPGMQIAVGGCLAQKDRDTIVRKAPWVDVVFGTHNVHALPVLLERARHNQAAQVEIAESLEVFPSTLPARRESAYAGWVSISVGCNNTCTFCIVPSLRGKEKDRRPGDVLAEVQALAADGVLEVTLLGQNVNSYGVEFGDRGAFAKLLRACGDVEGLERVRFTSPHPRDFTSDVIAAMAETPNVCPQLHMPLQSGSDDVLRRMRRSYRSSRYLAILDEVRASLPDAAISTDIIVGFPGETEEDFQATLDVVETARFAQAFTFQYSPRPGTPAASLPDQLPKAVVQERYERLVALQEEISWQQNRALEGRVVEVLVSTGEGRKDGATRRMSGRARDGRLVHFAPGDLPIRPGDVVEVAIGYGAPHHLVADGPVLSHRRTRAGDVHESGTRPGGTATGLGLPGFGAPPAQPAAAAPACGVNA